The region ATGCCAAATGAAATCAAGTGTTGGCACTCACAAACAAAAAAATCACCCCCAGCTGTCGCATACACGAATCTCCTATACCTATTGTCTCCATACTTCTGCAGTTCCATAATAGTCCCCTCCTCGTCGTTTTCCAAACTACTAACTTGGTAATCACCTTCCCGGGACATTTGTTGTCTAACTTTGTAAAACATGTTCCTTGTATAGATTTTAGATAACTCTGCTTCTATTTTAGGCAAATTTGTCACTCCCAAAACAGGATTCATGTGTAAACACTGATAATCTTCTTTTAGATGTCCATGTCGAACCCATGAAGTAGCCATGTCAATGGTTTGAACAAAGTCATACAACCTCATATTTTCATTCACTTTCCTCTTCAACACTGCATTAATACCTTCGTTACGCTGTGTGGTGGTCATCCCACAAAAACAATTTCCCCTGAGGAAAGTCTCCCCCCACTTGTGTTTTGTTGCCCATAGTTTTGCTACATAGTTGATGCCATCTAGTTCGTGGTCTGTTATTAGTTCATTCAGTTTGTGGTCAAACACCTCCTCCTCATAGTACGTGAAACATAAGTCACTAAGCCTTTTTGCAAACGTACAGTCCTTACCCTTCAAAATAGCTTTGTTGTGTAAATGCCAATAACAAAGATGGTGTACTGCATTTGGCATCGGCGCTTCGATGGATGCTTCCATAGAAAGATCACCATCTGTGACCACAGTCTTTGGCACCACCCCATTCATGCATTCGAGGAATGCCTTTATTGCCCACATATAACAACTTGTCGACTCATTATCAAGGATTGCATATCCAAATGGACATGTTTTGAAGTGGTTATTGACTCCTATCCATATCAACAAGGGCTTACCGTAGCTATTTGTTTTATAAGTTGAGTCAAAGGCAACTGAGTGTCCATATGTCTCGTAATCTAAACGAGCTTTCCCATCACCCCAAAATAAGTTCAGAAGTTGATTTGAATTATCATATGAAAAAGTTCCAAAGAAATTAGGGTCCATATCCGCTTTATGTTCTAAGTACCCCAACGCTCGACCGACATCTGATGCAACAAAGTCGATTGTTGACACAGCTGACATTCGATTGTAAAGGTCCTTCATTGTAAAAGGCATTTTATGGTAACCTCCAACTTGATTTGCCATGTACGACATTATGTGACACGTTCGCACACCAGCTTCTTTCAAGGTCTTCGCTTGGTTAGTATATCCATCTGAAACAACCCGGTTTGATCGAAGGAATTGCTTGTGCAATTCGAAAGTCAACGGGTGGGAATGGTCAGTAATAAACTCCTTGCAGACCCACTTGCTAGTTGTCTGAACAAGATTAACTCGGAAAGCCATCTTGCAACACACTCGAGTTAGAGCATTGGGCCTCCTTTTCCTATTTTCCCTTGTCAAATGACTGTTTGACCTAGTTCCTTGTCGTGAGCAAACCCACTCTCTTTCCCAAATCTCTCCACAAGAATTCTTCCTCATGTGACTTTTGTGAAGGCTAAATCCCACAACCTTAGCGTAATCATATATAAATTCTTCGGCGGAATCCAAAGAATCAAATACGTGGCCTATAAGGCTACTCTTACTCAACTTAAATGGGTCTCCAATAATTCCATACTTTTCTAAAACATTTTCCTCATCCATTTCCAAATGCAAGCTAACATCCCCTTGTACATTTTCCTCTGCAGTTTGCTGTGTAGCACTAGTATGGCGACAATGATCTCCCATTTCAGCGTCGtcattataatcaaatatttcatCGAAATCACCCTCAGCATTGACTCCCTCCATGTCACTGTTGTCCCTGGTCGTCAAGGAAATATAATCAATAGTGACACATGCAACATATTTCATTTCATAAACTGACTTATAAATATCTGAAATCACCAAATCAATTTCGGAGGCCCATATTTTACCCATGACTATACTTACACGTTCATCCTTAGCCTCCCAGCCCAACTGTATGATGGGCCTCACCTATTCTGACACTGAAAATCGTCATCCAAGAATGCCCACCTTCTGATATGGGCCGCAAattttaaaaccccaaatgacaTAATTCGCAACATTCTACTACCATCTTTGGATAAATCCAAACTAACTATCAATATtaatgtttttctaaaaaaaaacaaataaactaaTACACCAACATTGTCATTAAGGTTTACAATTTTTAccaaaattactattttaattCAAATGCGTCAACTAAGTAGCATAGCCATGTACATtaccaaaaaatatatttaaaaaaatataaacgaTTAAAAAGAAAATGTACCTGTTATTTACGGTGCTTTAGTTCCTGCAGCTTGGTGACTATTTCAATGGAAGGATTCAAATAACTTTTATAAGACCACCTCCTCCTTGGTCGACTACTCTTTCATATATACATCACTCCTTTCACAAACAACATACCTCTCTAAACAAGATAAAAACACCTAGTGTTAATTGCCATACAATAAGAACCCATTATTCCTATACAGAGGCATATCACGTCTAAAGAGTGTCAGCGTTGTCTACGTACCACTCTTTGGTCCAATGGTTTAAGAAATGTTGGACCTTTTGAAATTATGTTCACATGGGGGAGTACAATCGAGCCCGATATTGTGATCACTTCAGGCTGTCGAACACGTATCTTTTCCTTTATGAGAAATTGTACGTTTAATTTAATTCACAATAAAAATAGTTTGCTTTTGTACTTTGACCTGACACCTTTTCAGCAACTGAAGCATCACTCCAAACGTGTATAGCTGACCTTCTTAGACGTGTACAACCGAATCATATTGCTACTCGGTACACAGTTTTAGATTTATTAGTTTGGCCAATATAAAGTATTACTTAAACACGTACACTTTTAATGAATTATAATCATTactttaaatgaataaaatattattCAACAAGTTGCAATAATTTAAAACTTCAGCTGTAACATCTCAACATATACGGTGTcgtcatttttcattttttattctaATCAAAAGTAAATGTGTGAGACCATTTAAAATTTATGAAACATACAATTTTAAAAATTGCAACCACAATCAGACAACATATTTTTAGATATTGAAGAGTTAGTACCAacaaagaaatagatatatgacaCATTATTATTGGTAAGCATGAAATAAAAACTTGTCATGGTGTGAAATCTACACGTGTCACTAAATAATTCATGTGACTTAATGGAATCAAAGTAATAATAAGTCTTTTACGCTTTTTactttcattttattattaaatttccTTCATAACCAACAAATAATTCACTACTCCAATACATCATTCAACACAGTGCATTAAATTACTAATTTATTTTTAAGAAATCGTTGATAGTTAAATATTATTTCTTCTTTTGTCATTTCAAGTACCCACCCAGTTTATCAAATCCACCGTTTTTTTTCTTAAATGAACTTAAAACTCGATCACAAGGACAGTAGACCCATTCATTCAAGAAAGTATCTGATTCATATATGCATACATGAAGATAAATAAGATTCAACGGTGGCTACAAACACAACATACACATCCATCCTGACTAGTACAGGTCACCTGAAAATGACGACACAGAGGAGTAATATTCTATTTATGAAATAGTAAGTGCATACGCTCATTGTAAGAGCTAAACCTCCTGTTCATTAACTATGAACTTTCTAAATAACATTAAACATATCACACACACTGCTTAATGATGTGTTGATTAATCTTATAAAACAAGTGAAATACCCACTACTACCACATGAACTTaatgttagaatattatttatttggtatataaaatcaactaattgatttaatatattaaagtcaatatttaatttattgacaaaatattctaattaatggtcaacattgtttgttacctgatttgttgttacccgatttttcatatcccaactgattgaggaaatatctcaatctgtggcagagactctgatggtaggtctcactctataaatatagagtaccggtccccaagctcgctactcattctgactttcagtaactccatctaaaagagttagtgagagcttggaagcccgtgtactcgttctaatttctgttcttttcttttgtagatctaaagctagatcgaggttatcaatagcaatggctggaggtatacaatattcgattcttttttgcatatgttcattcatatattaattccgcctacatgtatatagaattgttcatatgtctactttcatattaattctaacatttggtatcagtcGCCAGTCTACATCTCTGCCTTGCTAATTTTATCTGcatgtatatttattttatttatatatgccttcatattcatatatatatatacatatatcttcGGTTTTGGTTGGCCTACATTTAACAAAATttcttttggtaattttattgtgtttgtattgttttgtgtttACATATATGTTATATCTAACATATTTTGGCAATATAAACAAATtatacacatatatttttttatgatttatagatGTGCCTATGTCTTCATCtatacacatatattatatattcgtgtatatagttttatatattgtttgagggccatattcataatttttatttttatttttattttgatagaGAGTTTTAATGTCTCATattttttgattttttgtttCAAAACTAATTTTCCACATAAGTACCATTAGAAATCCTTCAGATTATTTTTTCTAATGATCTATGTTTCCAAATCAAGTTTTGAGAATCCAAAATCAGTTTTGCAACCTTCATGTACCCGGTTATGGCCAAAAACAATTTTGATATTAAATTtcgattttttgttgttgtttaatcaatctaacgtcatgaatctctttagacaTGAATTTCGAACCAATTTGGACAATAAATTTTATCttgccaatttaattaaaacatataattttggtaaattatatatttggaaattaattaaaatgtgcacttacttgattttggtgtatggtatatttcttttattcatgcaatattaaataattgtgctattttaagaatgtaagaaatttttacaattaagtttgtgcaattattttattaattcacgaAATCAGTAAATGATGTTATTGTCTTATTAAGCATGATTTTTTCTaccattaagtatatatatggaattattgtattttcgtacatataattaattatactaatttgtatgattattttgttcttattcatgcaaaatttattttgagtataattatctttaattttatatgtatgcctttataattttaaatacattatatatatttcattattgtgctagatatatttagattatattcaaaacattaagataggttgaataatatttagcacattaatctccataaattattcataaaatattcataaaacatttagggtgaataaaattatgaataattcataaacaattttgtggttgacataagaacgcatgaaactgagacaaatgctcaatctagaacggtttttaatgatcttcggacgaccacactaggagcactactctctgtgattgcctattatgttataacgaaattgttcttaggtcttcctagagcctaaaacataatgtctagtgaaccatataattttacataattagggagtagccacagcatctttaattatataaaattatatattaatttgaaaggatcacataatggacaaaattgtgattgattatataaatataacaattttgtccattatgtgatcctttcaaattaatatataattttatataattaaagatgctgtggctactccctaattatgtaaaattatatggttcactagacattatgttttaggctctaggaagacctaagaacaatttcgttataacataataggcaatcacagagagtagtgctcctagtgtggtcgtccgaagatcattaaaaaccgttctagattgagcatttgtctcagtttcatgcgttcttatgtcatgcgttcttatgtcaacaagatcccagactccgttgcttttcatagaattcatttcttcattcatggcattgtaccacagttccgattctttgctattcatagcttgtgaaaacgtttctAGATCATTTTCgcctccaatattgtagtcagattcttgcaaatacacaatgtagtcactaggtatcgccgattttattgtcctagtggatcttcttaaggctacaccagcagggattttattaggaagaccaagggtcttgttttcatgtaattttcgtccttataaggactgccaaaacaatgtgaaaaatcagattatgttgaatgaaattgtgagtttatttcttcttgagttcttgaagaaacttttgaacttatcaaggagattccttgtggcgttcatcctgacttatcaaacggattccatccccgtttgtggcgtcttcctcataccaaggttcgtgcttggctaagcattgggtcgcggttccattccaatctcgtgtgttcttggtggctgttccatatttggtgtcgggtttcgtcacacttgttggcgtggttcgtatcacacagggattttattatatttatataattaattaggataatatattaaattaattttcttaatttacccacaggagttatgataattaatttaatagttttatcataaagtttaataaagatagaagtTTCAAACCTTactttatcccaaataattcgtttgaataatctatcatcctttacatccaattttattaaattaaaaatttagcccacaggcaacttttgtttaataaaatttcaatcttcagcatgttatacattggtaaaacatgacttcattaagcctcaatcttctaaatctaagtttgtaatcctattcatgcagcttcttcatcatcctctagttttgctgaaatccttaccgaaattcttgagcttaggggtgataatttcaaaatctggaaggaacgagttcttcttcatttaggctgcgccgacatggactacgcaataaggaaggacgaacctgctgcaatcactgcgactagcactgctgctcagatcgcactatatgagaaatgggagcggtccaatcgcctcagcatcatgttcatcatgtccaagatccctctgggaatgcgtggatcggtggagcaacctgagaaagtcaaagacttgatcaaactgatcgatgagcagttcgacacttcggacaaaccactttacaacaacctcatccaccagttctcatccacaaaactcaccggtgtcaaaggagttagagaacatatttcaaagatgagggacatttctgctcaactgaagaaactcgatgtagtcattcctgaaaccttcctggtccactacatccttaaccatcttccacctcaatatgggcctttcaaaatttcctacaacacacataaggacaaatggactatcaatgaactgataaccatgtgtgctcaagaagaagcaaggctcctgcaggaacaaggtgaaagtgctcacatggccacccaaggcaagaaacgcaaaccatccaagaaggacaaggggaaaaataaagtgcctccccaaggcgatataaagaaggattccatcaaatgttttttctgcaaaaagaagggacatgcgaaaaaggaatgcgccaagttcaagaaatggatggacgacaaaggtaatccaatttcattcgtatgttatgaatctaatatggctaatgttaatattaacacatggtggattgattctggatcgacaattcacatttcaaattccttgcagggtttacaaaacctaaggaagccagtgggaagtgagcaaagcatcttatctggaaacaagatgggctcacatgtggaggctataggaacgtgccatttagttttaagtagcggttttgttttaaagttagaaaagacattttatgtaccaagtttctctagaaacttgatttccgtttcaagacttgtaccttttggtttttcctttacattttcagacaaatcttttaatttatataataaatctgaatgtgttggaaatgctattttgtctgatggtctttactgccttaatttacaaaacaataccgcttataatactatgcacgttcacgctggcaataaaagatgtgttatgaatgagaattcctctacattatggcaccggagattgggacatatctctattgatagaattagaaggttagtaaatgatggggtactcaataccttagattttactgattttgatacttgtgtggattgcattaagggaaagcatacctccaagtctaagaaaagtggtgtccataggagttctgacctattagaaatcatacatactgatatatgtagtccagacatggactcatatggtcagaaatacttcatctctttcatagatgattactcacgctacatgtatatctatttacttcataacaaaagcgaagcgttagatgtctttaagatatttaaagctgaagtagagaaacaatgcaacaagcaaattaagatagtgagatcagatagaggtggagaatattatggtagatacactgaagatggacaagcacctggtccttttgcaaattttcttcaaaaaaatgggattgttgcccaatataccatgcccggtacacccgagcaaaatggtgttgcagaaaggagaaaccgaacattgatggacatggtgcgaagtatgcttagcagcaaccctaaacttcctaaatccttgtggactgaagctctaaagacatccgtgtacatattaaatcgagttccaaccaaggcagtctccaaaactccttttgaattatggaaaggttggaaaccgagtttgcaacatgtacgcatttggggatgcccatctgaagttagggtatacaatccacaagaaaagaaactggacccaaggaccataagtggatactttattggttacgctgaaaggtctaaaggttacaagttttattgtccatctcatagcactaggattgtggaatcaaggaatgcaaaatttcttgaaaatgccttgattagtgggagtgatcaatccaaggacttaggttctgagaaagatcctttagaaccctccacctcaagagcaagattgattgtggtcgataacacccctgcagtccaaatggatgttgaaccaccacagccaattgttgaagatccacaagtcaatgatgaagttcaaatggatcaagttgttcaagagttgcctataattgttgaacaacaagctgaaccacccgctcctcaagagcctgctggtgtagccttaagaagatccactaggacaataaaatcggcgatacctagtgactacattgtgtatttgcaagaatctgactacaatattggaggcgaaaatgatccagaaacgttttcacaagctatgaatagcaaagaatcggaactgtggtacaatgccatgaatgaagaaatgaattctatgaaaagcaacggagtctgggatcttgttgagttgcctaatggggcgagggctattgggtgtaaatgggtcttcaaaacaaagaaagactcattaggcaacattgagagacacaaagcgagactcgttgctaagggattcactcaaaaagaaggaactgactacacggagaccttttctccggtatctaagaaagattccctcagagttatcctggcattagttgctcatttcgatttagagctacagcagatggatgtgaaaactgccttcctaaatggtgacctagaggaggaggtatacatgaaacaaccagaaggattctcctctagtgatggtgagcatttggtgtgcaagcttaagaagtccatctatggtttaaaacaagcgtcccgccaatggtatttaaaattccatgatgtcatctcttcttttggatttgaagagaatgtcatggatcaatgtatataccagaagatcagtgggagtaagatttgttttcttgttttatatgtggatgatattcttcttgcaaccaatgataagggcatgctacatgaggtgaagcaatttctctcaaagaactttgagatgaaggatatgggtgatgcgtcttatgtcattggcattaagatccatcgagatagattcaaatgtatcttaggtctatctcaataaacctacattaacaaagttttatagagatttcggatgaaagattgttcaccaagtgttgctcctatcgttaagggtgataaattaaatttgagccagtgtccaaagaatgattttgaaaaggaagaaatgaagaacatcccatatgcttctgctgttggaagcttgatgtatgctcaggtgtgcacacgacccgacattgcctttgctgtcggaatgctaggaagatttcagagtaacccgggattagaccactggaaagctgcaaagaaagttatgaggtatcttcagggtactaaggattacaaactcatgttcagacgaaccgacaacctagaagtagttggctactcagattcagactttgctggttgtactgattcacgtaaatcaacttctggttacgtgtttatgtttgccggtggagctatatcatggaggagtaacaaacagaccttgactgctacttctactatggaagccgagttcgtttcgtgttttgaggctacatcgcatggtgtatggctaaagagtttcatttcaggccttagagttgtagattctatatctaggccattgagaatgttttgcgacaattcagctgctgtattcatggctaagaacaacaagagtggtagtcgaagcaagcacatcgacatcaagtacttagccgtgagagaacgtgttaaagaaaataaagtggtcattcaacacattagcactgaattgatgattgctgatcctatgacgaaaggcttgccacctcataaattcaaggatcatgtagtgaacatgggacttggttcccttacgtaaatttattgtacaaactgaagttattatcaatgaaactctcatttttgatattttctcatatttatgcgcatcttaattttatttgagaaaattttactttcataggacctgaataaacataaggtttattcgtttaagtacatagccacataaattacattgttatgtaataaatatattgtaatacatggaagataatactcgtcataaaaagaggacctatcgccatgattcatgtgtttattatctaacagggatgatcgtcgggcttaagtaatacattaatttaaatgctgaccaagtgggagaatgttagaatattatttatttggtatataaaatcaactaattgatttaatatattaaagtcaatatttaatttattgacaaaatattctaattaatggtcaacattgtttgttacctgatttgttgttacccgatttttcatatcccaactgattgaggaaatatctcaatctgtggcagagactctgatggtaggtctcactctataaatatagagtaccggtccccaagctcgctactcattctgactttcagtaacttcatctaaaagagttagtgagagcttggaagcccgtgtactcgttctaatttctgttattttcttttgtagatctaaagctagatcgaggttatcaatagcaatggctggaggtatacaatattcgattcttttttgcatatgttcattcatatattaattccgcctacatgtatatataATTATTCATACGTCTAATTTCATATTAATTCTAACACTTAAAAGATAAATAGTTCGTCTATCACATCAGCTGCCGCATATTGTTCTTCTTGCACATTGTCTAAAAGACCGTGTTACTTCTGTCGCTTCCGGCGACTTCCGCTGCTTGCAtcgttgtgttttcttgcttctCATTGGGCCTCCAGCAAAATATCGCACACCTGGTCTACTTGGTCCACCAAGCTCTCCAGTAAAGTTAGTGCATCACCAAGCTTCTTCGTAATGGGGTTCTCAGGCACCTCCTCCGGACCCTCTTCGAATTGTTCTTCTTTTTGCTGTAACTCCGGCATTGGGACCAGCTGTCGCCGGACAGAGACACCTCCAGTGCGTCCAATGCCATTCGGAAACTCCAATGGAGATGAATGACCTCCACTATTGCCACCCCTACTGCCATCTCCACCTCTGTTTGTGAAGTTGTTCATGCTGGAAACGTCAATGCAGCACTCCAAGCTGtctattttgaaataaaaaattttATGACCTCCACAACTCACGCAAGTAGTTCACCGAATGCTTCCTTATTTATACTTGTAATTAAGTTCACTCTTCACTTAATGAAATCAGTCGCATTATTTTTTATGCATATGCCCAAATAGTTCTCCTCGTATGCCCAACCTCTTAATTGAAGTATTTCAGAAATTTATGAATGCCAGTGGGCTTGTATATTCCACTTATTATGATAATGAGGATCACCATACAAATGAGACATGGCATGCATATGCCCAAATAGTTCTCCTCGTATGCCCAACCTCCTAGTGTTCTCTTCCATGTTCCATGTTGAAGATAAATTTAAAACCGTATTTAATTCTTCTAACCGACGAGGAAATAcgaaaattttaaatataatacaCTTTCGTACTTATTCTTCAAACGCTTACTGTACTCTGTTTTCTTGGACCATTATTTCGTGTTTATGATTTTTGTAGAACACCACGGCGAATTAATTTATTTGTTTTCTAATCATAATTTACTGTTCGGTGTGAGATTATGTACTATGTCCTCGATATGACCATTTCAAGTAGATCGACCCCAAGTCAATTCATATATAACCCCTCTAGTACCTTCTTTAAATAATATCCCCTTAATTGAAACATCCGGCAATACATAGCAAACAAGATGCAGTCAttcttaaaattaaaaataaaaaaccatagGAATGAAATCCTTTGTTTTACAAAACCACTATAACAATACACTAATCCACCCATAATTAACGTTAACTAAAACTTAGGCAAACTATCTATGCCTGCCACCGAGTACCACTTCTCCAATGACCTCTAATCATCTCCACCATTGTCACTAGGGTCCTTTCTCTCCCCTTCCCCTATTTGCTCCTCTCCCCCACTGGGTGATGTCACTCCAATTCGACGAGAACTGCCTTCCCCGACATCGTTGCCTGTGTTTGATGGTCCCGGACTGTCGGATGCAGCGAGCTCTGCCCTAAACCTTTCCCGGAGGCGATCATAACGATGGGACTCCACACAGAGCACTCCCATTAGCATCCCCATTCGGTATGCATTGGCCACATCCTCGTCATCAATGGTTCTTCCTACAACTCTAGATCGAATGCCACTTTCTAGATCGATCTCAAACTCCTCACTGCCAATGTTGGGGTGGCCTCCGTTATCTCTTCTAAACTGGTGAAAAGCCTCCAATGCCTCCGTCAAACTGTTAAACCCTTCGAATCGGCCACCGGGGAAGTCGAAAATTTGA is a window of Humulus lupulus chromosome 4, drHumLupu1.1, whole genome shotgun sequence DNA encoding:
- the LOC133829113 gene encoding uncharacterized protein LOC133829113, translating into MSTYPFFVVYVGRRPGVYTIWGVTHAQIFDFPGGRFEGFNSLTEALEAFHQFRRDNGGHPNIGSEEFEIDLESGIRSRVVGRTIDDEDVANAYRMGMLMGVLCVESHRYDRLRERFRAELAASDSPGPSNTGNDVGEGSSRRIGVTSPSGGEEQIGEGERKDPSDNGGDD
- the LOC133829112 gene encoding uncharacterized protein LOC133829112 produces the protein MDYAIRKDEPAAITATSTAAQIALYEKWERSNRLSIMFIMSKIPLGMRGSVEQPEKVKDLIKLIDEQFDTSDKPLYNNLIHQFSSTKLTGVKGVREHISKMRDISAQLKKLDVVIPETFLVHYILNHLPPQYGPFKISYNTHKDKWTINELITMCAQEEARLLQEQGESAHMATQGKKRKPSKKDKGKNKVPPQGDIKKDSIKCFFCKKKGHAKKECAKFKKWMDDKGFTKPKEASGK
- the LOC133832463 gene encoding protein FAR1-RELATED SEQUENCE 5-like, whose product is MGKIWASEIDLVISDIYKSVYEMKYVACVTIDYISLTTRDNSDMEGVNAEGDFDEIFDYNDDAEMGDHCRHTSATQQTAEENVQGDVSLHLEMDEENVLEKYGIIGDPFKLSKSSLIGHVFDSLDSAEEFIYDYAKVVGFSLHKSHMRKNSCGEIWEREWVCSRQGTRSNSHLTRENRKRRPNALTRVCCKMAFRVNLVQTTSKWVCKEFITDHSHPLTFELHKQFLRSNRVVSDGYTNQAKTLKEAGVRTCHIMSYMANQVGGYHKMPFTMKDLYNRMSAVSTIDFVASDVGRALGYLEHKADMDPNFFGTFSYDNSNQLLNLFWGDGKARLDYETYGHSVAFDSTYKTNSYGKPLLIWIGVNNHFKTCPFGYAILDNESTSCYMWAIKAFLECMNGVVPKTVVTDGDLSMEASIEAPMPNAVHHLCYWHLHNKAILKGKDCTFAKRLSDLCFTYYEEEVFDHKLNELITDHELDGINYVAKLWATKHKWGETFLRGNCFCGMTTTQRNEGINAVLKRKVNENMRLYDFVQTIDMATSWVRHGHLKEDYQCLHMNPVLGVTNLPKIEAELSKIYTRNMFYKVRQQMSREGDYQVSSLENDEEGTIMELQKYGDNRYRRFVYATAGGDFFVCECQHLISFGIPCRHIFAAIKRLNVIEMPKSLILTQWTLEAGLSTTQPEPANHPDKEFEVTRRFGELSSILNEVAYLGSQSQAAYREATLQIQRICVGLKESLHIGGDIGKSKLPLKRHSEFKVANPDFTKTKGKGRMAGSRAGVGRKCSVCKKSGHNKLTCPSKVKKTEKAGDHKDSAYDDEQSQLEGEEDVNWTAETTMDMERNERDGTPELQIDGNEELNVEMEEHEESENMRKFNLWDSMWAL